The nucleotide window GATCTCGATGACCAATTCGACGTTCAACCGCACAAAACGTGCTGTCTCAGGTGTGCTCATACCCCGGATCGTACGACTCATGGCCGCCGTGACTTTCCCGTGACCCGCACCTTTCACTAACATCACCCCACACGGCCAATTCGCCAGCGTCACAAGGGGATCGATATTCCGTGTCCGCACGTCGATCGTTGCTGACCGCCACCGCCGCGGGGACCCTCCTGGGTGCCCTGTGGTTCGTCCCGTCCGCCAAGGCGACGGACGACCTGCCCGCGCAGCACAGAACACGGACGGCGACGACCACGGTGGTCCGCACCGCGGCACACACGTCGTCCGGCACGTCGGAGGTGTCACAGGCGTCGGCACGGTCCGCCACCGGCACGACCACGACCGAGACCGACAGCACCCCGGCCGGCCGGCACACCGGACTGGCCGACACGGGAAGCTTCGACACGACCCCGTACGTGGCGGGCGGCACGCTGTTCCTGGGCCTGGGGGCGGGGTTCGTGGTGTTCTCGATCCGCCGGGAGCGCATGGCCGGGTACTGAAGCACCGAACGCCCTGCCGGCCGCCTCCGAAGGGTGCGGACAGGTTCCTGCGGGAGCTGTTCGTCCGCCCCGCCCGAGCGCCGAGGACCGCGGCGCAGGACCCGGTGCGGCCGGCGGTGCGGCCGGTGCGGGTCCGCTTCCTCTTCACCGTCACCGTCACCGTCACCGACGATCTCTCGATCGAGGCGACGGTGCTCTCCTAGGCCGACCTTCGACCGCCGCCGCCCTGTCCGCCCCGCGTCCCGCGGTTGCCGGCGCTGCCGGCACGCGTTCCCGCACCCGCACCGCCGCGGCCACGCGTGCCCCCGCCGGTACCGCCGGCGGACCGCGTACCGGTCGCGGACCGCGTGCCGCCGGTGGCCGCACCGCGGCCACCGCCACCGCCACCGCGCCGCGCCCGCGGCTTCCCCTGGGACGGCTGGGCGGCGGCCTGTTCCGGGACCGGGATGACGACCGGGACCCCGGACGGCTCCCGCGCCCCCGTGATCCGTACCAGCTCGTCGTCGCCGGACCTGATGCGGGCCGTGTGCGGGCTGATCCCCGCGTTGACCATCAGCTGGGTCATCTCCCGCTTCTGCTCCGGCAGGACCAGCGTGACCACGCTGCCGGACTCCCCCGCGCGGGCGGTACGGCCGCCGCGGTGCAGGTAGTCCTTGTGGTCGGTGGGCGGGTCGACGTTCACGACGAGGTCGAGGTCGTCGACGTGGATCCCGCGCGCCGCCACGTTGGTCGCGACGAGGGCGGTCACCAGGCCGGTCTTGAACTGGTCGAGCGTGCGGGTGCGCTGCGGCTGGGAGCGTCCGCCGTGCAGGGCGGAGGCGCGTACGCCGCTGGCGAGCAGCCGCTTGGTGAAGCGGTCCGCCGAGCGCTTGGTGTCGACGAAGAGGATCACGCGTCCGTCGCGGGCGGCGATCCGCATCGCGACGGCCTTCTTGTCGGTCTCGTCGGCGACGTGCAGCACGTGGTGCTCCATGGTCGTCACCGTGCCCGCGGAGGGGTCGACGGAGTGCACGACGGGGTCCGTGAGGTACATCCGTACGAGCTTGTCGATGTTCTTGTCCAGGGTCGCCGAGAACAGCATGCGCTGGCCGCCCGGCTCGACCTGGTTGAGGAGCGCCGTGACCTGGGGCATGAAGCCCATGTCGGCCATCTGGTCGGCCTCGTCGAGGACGGTGATCCCGACCTGCGCGAGGGTGCAGTCGCCCCGGTCTATCAGGTCCTTGAGCCGTCCGGGCGTGGCGACGAGCACCTCGGCGCCGCGCCGCAGCAGGGCGGACTGCTTGCCGATGGAGAGCCCGCCGACGACCGTCGCGAGCCGCAGGTTCACGGCGGTGGCGTACGGCGTGAGCGCGTCGGTGACCTGCTGCGCGAGTTCACGCGTGGGCACCAGGACCAGCGCGAGCGGCGCCTTGGGCTCGGCGCGCCGGCCGGCCGTGCGGGCGAGCAGCGCGAGGCCGAACGCGAGGGTCTTGCCCGAGCCGGTGCGGCCCCGGCCGAGGATGTCCCGCCCGGCGAGGGAGTTGGGCAGCGTCGCGCCCTGGATCGGGAAGGGGTCGGTGACGCCCTGGGCGCTGAGGGTCTTGCCGAGCGCGGCCGGCATGTCCAGCGCGTCGAAGGACTCGACGGAGGGCAGCGCGGGCGTGAGCGTCTGCGGCAGGGTGAACTCGCGCGGCGGGGCGGCCTGCGCGACGGGCTTCTTGCGTGCGTTCCTGCCGCCGCCGTTGGCGGGGGCCGCCGGGCCCGCGCCGCGTGTGCCACGAGAGCCGCGGGAACCCCGGGAATTCACCGGTCGCCCGCCGGAGGGTCGTTCAGGACGTTCGGATCGAGTCATGCTGGATCTGGAATTCCTTCCTGGGCCGCACGGTTCCCCGTGCTTTCACGGTTTCCGTGTTCCCACGGTCCCCCGTGCTCGGGACACACGGACAGCACAAGCCGGGGCCCGCACCCGAAGGTGCGAGCCCCGGCTCGCGTACTGCGCGTCCCTGAATTAGGCGGGGACGATGTTCTCCGCCTGCGGGCCCTTCTGACCCTGCGTGACGTCGAAGGAGACCTTCTGGCCCTCCTGCAGCTCACGGAAGCCCGAGCTCGCGATGTTGGAGTAGTGGGCGAAGACGTCGGCGCCGCCGCCGTCCTGCTCGATGAAGCCGAAGCCCTTTTCGCTGTTGAACCACTTCACGGTGCCAGTAGCCATGTCATTTCTCCTTGGATAGGTGTGGCTCCCATCCGGAAATGACCGGAAAAACAAAACGCGCCTGAGAGAGAATCCTTTCAGGCGCACAAGTTAATGGGTACCAAAAACGTTTCGCTATGAACCCTAGCACACGATGTGGCGGGGCTGCTGTGACAGACACGACAGCCCCGCCCGTACGAAGCGAATTCCCGTCAGGCCAGCGGACCCGTCACGGGTTCCACGGCCGCGACGAGGTGGCCGCCGCGCACGAAGGCGTCCGCGGCGGCGAGGTCCGGGGCGAGGAAGCGGTCCGGGCCCGGGCCCGCCACTCCGGCCTCCCGGGCCGCGCCGATGGCGGCCTGCGAGGCCGGCGCCGGGGTGAGGCCGGCGCGCAGTTCGACGGCGCGGGAGGCGGCGTACAGCTCGATGGCGATGACCCGGGCCAGGTTGTCGACGGCCGTACGGAGCTTGCGGGCGGCCGACCAGCCCATCGAGACGTGGTCCTCCTGCATCGCGGAGGACGGGATGGAGTCGGCGGAGGCCGGCACCGCGAGCCGCTTCATCTCGCTGACCAGGGCGGCCTGCGTGTACTGGGCGATCATCAGGCCGGAGTCGACGCCCGCGTCGTCCGCGAGGAAGGGCGGCAGGCCGTGCGAGCGGTTCTTGTCGAGGAGCCGGTCGGTGCGGCGCTCCGCGATCGAGGCGAGGTCGGCCGCGGCGACGGCGAGGAAGTCCAGCACGTACGCGACCGGGGCGCCGTGGAAGTTGCCGTTCGACTCGACCCGGCCGTCGGGCAGCACGACCGGGTTGTCGACGGCGGCGGCCAGCTCGCGGTCGGCGACCAGCCGGGCATGGGCCATGGTGTCGCGGCCGGCCCCCGCGACCTGCGGGGCGCAGCGCACCGAGTACGCGTCCTGGACGCGCGGGGCGTCGTCCTGATGATGACCGGTGAGCTCCGAGCCCTTGAGCACGGCCAGCATGTTGG belongs to Streptomyces sp. V3I8 and includes:
- a CDS encoding cold-shock protein; protein product: MATGTVKWFNSEKGFGFIEQDGGGADVFAHYSNIASSGFRELQEGQKVSFDVTQGQKGPQAENIVPA
- a CDS encoding DEAD/DEAH box helicase, whose product is MTRSERPERPSGGRPVNSRGSRGSRGTRGAGPAAPANGGGRNARKKPVAQAAPPREFTLPQTLTPALPSVESFDALDMPAALGKTLSAQGVTDPFPIQGATLPNSLAGRDILGRGRTGSGKTLAFGLALLARTAGRRAEPKAPLALVLVPTRELAQQVTDALTPYATAVNLRLATVVGGLSIGKQSALLRRGAEVLVATPGRLKDLIDRGDCTLAQVGITVLDEADQMADMGFMPQVTALLNQVEPGGQRMLFSATLDKNIDKLVRMYLTDPVVHSVDPSAGTVTTMEHHVLHVADETDKKAVAMRIAARDGRVILFVDTKRSADRFTKRLLASGVRASALHGGRSQPQRTRTLDQFKTGLVTALVATNVAARGIHVDDLDLVVNVDPPTDHKDYLHRGGRTARAGESGSVVTLVLPEQKREMTQLMVNAGISPHTARIRSGDDELVRITGAREPSGVPVVIPVPEQAAAQPSQGKPRARRGGGGGGRGAATGGTRSATGTRSAGGTGGGTRGRGGAGAGTRAGSAGNRGTRGGQGGGGRRSA
- a CDS encoding LPXTG cell wall anchor domain-containing protein, whose product is MSARRSLLTATAAGTLLGALWFVPSAKATDDLPAQHRTRTATTTVVRTAAHTSSGTSEVSQASARSATGTTTTETDSTPAGRHTGLADTGSFDTTPYVAGGTLFLGLGAGFVVFSIRRERMAGY
- the hutH gene encoding histidine ammonia-lyase; translated protein: MHTVVVGTAGVTASDVLAVARGGARVELSGEALAALAAAREIVEALAAKPEPVYGVSTGFGALATRHISPELRAQLQRNIVRSHAAGMGPRVEREVVRALMFLRLKTVCSGRTGVRPSVAQAMADVLNAGITPVVHEFGSLGCSGDLAPLSHCALTLMGEGDAEGPDGEVRPAGELLAAHGIEPVELREKEGLALLNGTDGMLGMLLMALADLDTLYKSADITAALSLEALLGTDRVLAPELHAIRPHPGQSASAANMLAVLKGSELTGHHQDDAPRVQDAYSVRCAPQVAGAGRDTMAHARLVADRELAAAVDNPVVLPDGRVESNGNFHGAPVAYVLDFLAVAAADLASIAERRTDRLLDKNRSHGLPPFLADDAGVDSGLMIAQYTQAALVSEMKRLAVPASADSIPSSAMQEDHVSMGWSAARKLRTAVDNLARVIAIELYAASRAVELRAGLTPAPASQAAIGAAREAGVAGPGPDRFLAPDLAAADAFVRGGHLVAAVEPVTGPLA